A window from Methylocystis sp. MJC1 encodes these proteins:
- the irrA gene encoding iron response transcriptional regulator IrrA → MLVDAGLRPTRQRVALGELLFRGCDRHVTAERLFDEAVAANLSVSLATVYNTLHQFTDAGLLREIAVDGARVYFDTNVSDHHHFLIEEDGELYDIPGSNVAVANLPTPPKGLRIDRVDVVVRLRREG, encoded by the coding sequence ATGCTGGTCGACGCCGGATTGCGCCCGACCCGGCAGCGCGTCGCGCTCGGCGAGCTGCTCTTTCGAGGCTGCGACCGCCATGTGACCGCGGAGCGCCTCTTCGACGAGGCGGTCGCCGCCAATCTCTCGGTCTCGCTCGCAACCGTCTATAATACGCTGCATCAGTTCACCGACGCTGGCCTCCTGCGCGAGATCGCCGTCGATGGCGCGCGGGTCTATTTCGACACCAATGTGAGCGACCACCACCACTTCCTCATCGAGGAAGACGGCGAGCTTTACGATATTCCGGGCTCCAATGTCGCGGTGGCGAATCTGCCGACGCCGCCCAAGGGGCTGCGGATCGATCGGGTTGATGTCGTGGTGCGGCTGCGGCGGG